Genomic window (Sediminispirochaeta smaragdinae DSM 11293):
TCTAATGGAATTAATAAGATCATCCGAAAGCATGTTCTTTAGTAAATACCCCGCAGCGCCGTGCTGCAAGGCTTGTTCGACAAATTCATCATCGGGAAAGGTGGTAAGAATTATCACCTTAACCCCAGGACGAATCATGTAAAGCTTTTGCGAAAGTTCCAGACCATTTATATAGGGCATTTTTACATCTAAAAGTGCCACATCGGGATTTGTTTGTTCAATGATCCGCAATGCCGTTTTTCCGTCGTAGGCAACCCCCGTGATATGAATATCCTTCGCGCGATGTTCTATAACACTTTTTAAGGTATCCACAAAGAGTACCTGATCATCAGCAATAACCAACTCTATCATCGGATACAACCTCCTGGTCTGAAGCGGTACAAAACGGAAAGGTAAGGGTTAAGGAAAATCCAAATTCGGAAGGATTTACCGTGATACTTCCTCCTATCCCGGAAAGTCTTTCACGCATTCCCCATATGCCGATACCCTCATTAAGGTTTTTCACACCTTTACCGTTATCTTTTATCGTAATCTCCATTTCGCCGGTTTCATGTTTCCAATAGAGAATGGTGATACGATTTGCTCTACCATGACGAAAGGCATTTGTGAGGCCCTCTTGAATACAACGGTACACAATTCTGTCGATTTTCTCACCAAAGGTGGTCGGTGCATTCCGAAACTCCAATAAAACTTCAACACCGGTGGCTTTTTCAAAGATCGAAGTCAGTTTTTTTATGGCAACACTATTATAGTTGCGCTTATCATACTGTTTTCTTAACGTGCGCATCGAATTTTCTGTTTCGCTTAAAGCTCCCGACGCCTGCTGATGAATGACATCGCAGTATGCCTTTATACCGTCTCTATCGTCGAGTCTGTCCTTTATGGAATCGGTAATCATCATGATATTCACCATCGAATGGCCGATTATATCATGAAGGTCCTGTGCTATTCTCTTCCGTTCATTATTGGTTGCCTGAGTAATTTCGGTCACTATGCTATTTTGCAATCGCAAATTGGCTTCCATTAGGTTTGAGATCGATATTTCATAATGTTCCAGTATATTTCGAGTTCTGGCCAGCTTACGGGTATACGTGCTCAAGACAAAAAGACATGCATCAACGGCAAAACCGAATACCAGGAAAAGCATTTGGGTACTCATAGGGGGGCTGCTTTGTTCCATATCCCAGATCAGACATGACTTTTGAAAGCTCCATGCCAACAAGATGATCAACATCGACAAAATGAAAGCAACAGAACCAGGTAAGTACATATGCATGTCGAAGAGAATAGACACCAGCAATACCGTTTCTATAGAAATATTGGTTCCAAGGGGAAAACCCAACAGCAGGAAGATCATCGTCCGAAGAAAAAGAATCAGACTATGTAGTACAGCGCTCTGAAAAAATATGGTCGCTATACTGAACATAAGAGAAAGGCAAAGGAGTCCCGCAAATTGAACAACCCATTGATTTGGGAAATCAGGAAGATTCTGTGCGGTGAAGAATAACAGCAGTACAAAAAGGTGTATGAGAAATTGAAGGAGCACTATGTAATACGGTCTATTTCTCATGTATGCAAAATATTGTACCAACAAAACACATGACTGAATAGAAAGCCATCAGATAAATGCCGAGAAAGTGTTTTCGACGGATCGTTACTTCCGGTTCCGATCAGAAGATAACCGTAAAGGCGACGCTTGCTTTTGGAAGCGTTACTGTCA
Coding sequences:
- a CDS encoding response regulator transcription factor, with protein sequence MIELVIADDQVLFVDTLKSVIEHRAKDIHITGVAYDGKTALRIIEQTNPDVALLDVKMPYINGLELSQKLYMIRPGVKVIILTTFPDDEFVEQALQHGAAGYLLKNMLSDDLINSIRMVHSGNILISEKVGSVLQQRDHNDCTREKNESFTKTRQELLRQLSRREREVYGLMLQGYSNDEIAEMLFIATQTVKNHIRSIYSKSGFHNRSDIIHLDDS
- a CDS encoding sensor histidine kinase: MSTQMLFLVFGFAVDACLFVLSTYTRKLARTRNILEHYEISISNLMEANLRLQNSIVTEITQATNNERKRIAQDLHDIIGHSMVNIMMITDSIKDRLDDRDGIKAYCDVIHQQASGALSETENSMRTLRKQYDKRNYNSVAIKKLTSIFEKATGVEVLLEFRNAPTTFGEKIDRIVYRCIQEGLTNAFRHGRANRITILYWKHETGEMEITIKDNGKGVKNLNEGIGIWGMRERLSGIGGSITVNPSEFGFSLTLTFPFCTASDQEVVSDDRVGYC